The nucleotide sequence TCGCGGACCAGCAGGTCGCCGCCGTTCGCGCCTTCAACCGCTTCTACACCCGCAAGCTCGGCGCGCTCGACCAGCATTTGCTGGACAGCCCGTTCTCGCTCGCCGAGGCGCGCGTGCTCTACGAGCTGGCGCAGCACGAGGCGATCTCGGCCAAGGAGATCGGCCTCTCGCTCGGCCTCGACGCCGGCTATCTCAGCCGCATCGTGCAGAGCTTCGACGAGAAGAGCCTCATCAGCCGCACCCCGTTGCCCTCGGATCGCCGTCAGCAGCAGCTCGGCCTGACCGCAAAGGGGCGGCAGGCCTACGCCCGGCTCGATCGCAGCTCGCAGAAGGAAATCGCGGCGATGCTGGCTCCCCTCGCGCCGGCCCTGCGCGACCGGCTGGTCGGCGCCATGGCGACGATCGAAGGCGCGCTGGAGCCGCAACGGCCGCAGCGCTCCCCCGTGCTGCTGCGCAGTCACCGCCCTGGTGACATCGGCTGGGTCGTCGCCCGCCACGGCGCAGTCTACGCCGAGGAGTACGGTTGGAACGCCACGTTCGAGGCGCTGGTCGCCGAGATCGGCGCGCAGTTCATCCGCAATTACGATTCCACCCGCGAGCATTGCTGGATCGCGGAATTCGCCGGCGAACCGGTCGGCTCGATCTTCCTGGTCAATGGCGGCAACGGCGTCGCCAAGCTGCGGCTGCTGCTGGTCGAGAAGAAGGCGCGCGGGCTTGGCGTCGGGCGCGCCCTGACCGAGCAATGCATCCGCTTTGCGCGCGAAACGAACTATACGACGGTCGAGCTGTGGACGCAGAGCATCCTCACCGCGGCGCGCGACATCTATGCCCGCGCCGGCTTCCGCAAGATCGCCGAGGAGCCGCACGCGATGTTCGGCGTGCCGCTGACTGGGGAGACATGGCGGCTGGAGCTGTAGCGCTGCTCGTCGCCGTAGCAACCGCCGGTGGGGCGAACTCTCCTCCACAACACGCTGAGCCCGACGATTGCGAAGTTCCCGCGCGCCGCTAGTATGCCGCGAAATTGGAGCGGGTCTCAGCAGTGATGGATTTGATGGTGCGATCGAGGTTTGCGACGCTTGTTGCGTTGGCCGTCGTGTTTGGCGTCGGGGCTGGAATGGC is from Bradyrhizobium sp. ORS 285 and encodes:
- a CDS encoding helix-turn-helix domain-containing GNAT family N-acetyltransferase, translated to MNPSRSDSQLVDAEVADQQVAAVRAFNRFYTRKLGALDQHLLDSPFSLAEARVLYELAQHEAISAKEIGLSLGLDAGYLSRIVQSFDEKSLISRTPLPSDRRQQQLGLTAKGRQAYARLDRSSQKEIAAMLAPLAPALRDRLVGAMATIEGALEPQRPQRSPVLLRSHRPGDIGWVVARHGAVYAEEYGWNATFEALVAEIGAQFIRNYDSTREHCWIAEFAGEPVGSIFLVNGGNGVAKLRLLLVEKKARGLGVGRALTEQCIRFARETNYTTVELWTQSILTAARDIYARAGFRKIAEEPHAMFGVPLTGETWRLEL